The genomic interval GTCCACGCTCGAAGTGGCTTCGTCGAGAATGACAAGATGCGGGTTGCGCAGCATGATGCGCGCAATGGTCAATCGCTGTTTTTCACCCTGGCTGAGCCTTACTCCACGCTCCCCAATGAGCGTGTCCATTCCCTGGGGCAGGCGTTGAACGAAATCCCAGGCGCGTGCGGAACGCAGGGCTTCGATCATTTCGGGTTCGCTCGCGTTTGCATTGGCAAGTGCCAGATTGGTGCGAACGGTTCCATCAAAAAGGAACGGTTCCTGTGCAACATAGCCAATGTGACTGCGCAGGTCGGCAAGATCGTATTCGCGCACGTCGTGACCGTTAAGCGTGACGCGACCAGAGGTCACATCGTAATAGCGCAGCAGCAGGTTTGCGACCGTGCTTTTCCCTGCTCCGGTGTGGCCGACCAGTGCAGTGACTTCTCCGGGCTTGAGCGTGAGATTGAAACCCTGCAGCACCTCGGGGCGGTCCGGGTATGCAAATCCAACATCTTCGTAGCGAATTTCCCCGAGTACATCGTCGAACCCAATGGGGTTTTCCGGGTTCTGAATGTCGACGGGATGGTCAATGATCTCAAAAACGCGTTCACCCGATGCCTTCCCGGCGGCAAGCATGTGGTTGATGCCGTTCAACCGTCCGAGCGGTTCATACAACATGGACGCATAGGCAAAAAACGCGATGAATTCGCCCGCTGAAATCAAGCGCTGGGACAGCAGGTATCCGCCATAACCAACAACGGAAACGAGTCCGAGGCTGGAGATGAAATTGGTTCCGGGATTGTAGATGGACCAGCGCCACATGACTTTCAGGGTGCGCACGCGAAGTTCCTCGGCAATCTGGCGAAAGCGCTTGGATTCCCGCTCCTGCAGGGCAAAGGACTGGATGATGCGGTTGGCCTGGATGTCTTCCACGAGCATGCTGTTCATCTCGCCGGAAGTTTCGCGAACATCCCTGTGGTTCAATCGGGTGGCACGTGCGTGTGACACTCCCAACCAGAGCACAATGGGAAGGGGCAGTACAATGAGGGCGGCAAGTGTGCCGTTCATCAGGAACAACATCGTGATCACTCCGATGAGCATGAGCAGTGCAGTGCTTCCCTGTTCGGTGCCGTCGAGCAGGGCGCGCTCGACATTGTTCACGTCTTCGATCACGCGGGAGGCGATGTCACCGCTCTTGCGACGGTCGTAAAACGAGATTGGCAGTTCGAGCAATTTGGCGTGAATCTCCTCGCGGATGTCGATCAGTACCTTTTGCTCAAGCAGGTTATTGACGCGGATACGAAGGAAGTTGAGGAAATCCCTCCCCAAATAACTCGCCAGCATCAGCACAGCGGCCAGGATCGCAACAGAAGTGTTGGCCTGTTCCAGCAGCCGGTCGACCGCATATTGGATCACTTTGGGAACGAAGAGTGCAAACGCAGTGGTCCCCAATGCGAAAGCAAGGGTCAGGGAAAACAGCCACGGGTAGCGGAGCAGGTATTTGGATACACGATAGATCGGATTCATAGCCAGTGCTTCGAAAGCAGTTTGCGTTCGAGAAAAAAACAAGCCAAAACCTTAAGAATGATGATGGAGGGTCCTGGCAAGAAGGACTTTTCAGAATCTTACCGGGGTGCAGGAGGAGTGGACTGGAGCCTGAGGTGAACCGCGGGATGGGTGGTGACGGGTAACCACTTGGGGTAATCCTCAGTAGTGGCAGATACGGAGAGGCAGGAAATACCGGTGAAGAGTGCTTCGGGCAGATGCAAACGGATGATTTGGGAATCCGACTCAAGTGAGACCGCATTGACCAGATCGACCATATCGGACTCAGCGGATTTCAGATTCCAGTCCCAGTGGGATGGGGTGAGCCAAAGGTCCAGATGATGCAGTGCGGGAGTTGCATGGCTGTCACAGGGGGTGTCCCAAAATTCGATGATAAAGCGCAAGCCTGTTCCAAGCAGTGAAGCGGGGTCTGGAAGCGGACCCGCAAGGGTCAGGATAAGGGTGCGACCGCGAAAGTGTGCTTTCAGTTCGATTTGCACCAGATCCAGAAAGTTGCGTTTCGCATCCCCGCTGAGGTTTCCAGCAGGGTCTGTTGTGCGGATCACAGTCGATGGCGATTCACTGTTTTCTGCCCGAAGGAAAGCGGAAAGAAGCAAGACCGGAAGCAGGAGCAGGGTTGACCTGTGAAGCTGGGCAACGGTTGAGCTGAGCATGAAATACCAGCCTGCAATTTTTTTGAGATTTTGCAATCAAGTGAACCCGGATCCCGTTATGTGAGTCAAATACAGTGTCTATGTATTGGGGAGACTAATAGAAGATAGAAATAGCAGAGGCGGCGAGAGGAGGACTCGCCGCCTCACTTCTGTACGGAGGTAGTGTTTGCGGATGTGTGCGAACGAGCGAAGTCTCAACCAAAGTCATCGTGTGAGATCCATCGAAGCCCTGCGCAGCTTGATAGTTGCTGCCAGAGCGAATTTTTGCTCTGATTGATTAGTAAAACTTAAGAAAACTATTCGAGATATTAGAAAAAGTCTTTTATTTCCGAAGGAGATCTGCTATCGATAGAACAGGTTTAGGAGTTCTTGCTTCAACAACCGTCGAAATTGCAGAGAAGGGTCACTTGGGAAGTGCCTTGGCCGTTCAAGACTGAGCTGTCAGAGTTCACCGGAGTCGGTGGAGCTGCTATCCTTCGGCGGAATGAATCGAGAAAACCTTCATCCTACACAATTCGCATGGTTTTATCTCGAAAGGTTAAAGGAATATGGCAATCGATCCAAAATTGATTGAGGAACTCAACATCCGTCGTCAGGAGGCGTTTGATGGTGGGGGCAAGGACAAACTGGCAAAGCGCAAAGAGAAAGGGTTGCTGTCGGCCCGGGAACGTCTGGACATTCTGTTTGACGAAGGCTCGTTCCAGGAGTTTGGAATGCATGCCCAGAACAGTTGCAAGAGCTTTGGACTCGCGGAGAAGAAAATGCCGGGGGACGGTGTTGTCACGGGCATCGGGTATGTGAATGGGCGTCTGGTGGCGGCCTATGCGCATGATTTTACGGTCAGCGGAGGATCCCTGGGGCGCATTCATGCGAAGAAGGTATGCACGCTGATGGACTACGCCATGAAGGCGGGATGTCCGATTGTCTGCGTCAACGATTCGGGAGGGGCCCGGATCCAGGAGGGTGTGGATTCGCTTTCCGGATATGGACAGATCTTTTTTCGCAACGTGCAGGCGTCCGGATTGATTCCGCAGATTTCCATCATCGCAGGTTCCTGCGCGGGGGGTGCTGCTTATTCTCCGGCACTGACTGACTTTCTCATCATGACGCGCAAGAACTCTGCGATGTTCATTTGCGGTCCTCAGGTGATCCGCAGTGCCACTGGCGAGCAGGCCGAACTGGAGCAGTTTGCAACTGCCGCAGCCCATGCCTCGGTGAGTGGAAATATTCACATGGTTGCTGAGGATGACGGTCACGCAGTGGAATTGTCAAAAACACTGCTGTCTTACCTTCCGCTCAATAACATGGATGAGCCACCACACCAGCTGACCGATCAGATCAGTTTTGAGGAGAACCCGGTTTTCAATGAGCTGATTCCATCGGACTCGAAGATGGCCTTTGATGTGCACAAGGTGATCCATGCCCTGGTGGACGAAGGGAGTTTCTTCGAGATCATGAAGGACTACGCGAAGAATATTGTGACGGGATTTGCGCGCATCGACGGAGTGGTGGTCGGTATTGTAGCGAACCAGCCGAACTTCAAGGCGGGTTGCCTGGACATCGACGCCTCGGACAAGGGAGCGCGCTTTGTGAGGGTGTGCAATATCTATCACATTCCGATTGTGACGCTGGTGGATGTGCCGGGATTTTTTCCGGGGCTTGCGCAGGAGCGTGGAGGCATCATCCGGCACGGGGCCAAGATGCTTTTTGCCTATGGGGCAGCCACGGTGCCCAAGATCACGCTGATCATGCGCAAGGCGTATGGTGGTGCCTATCTGGCAATGTGCAGCTCAGATCTGGGTGCTGATCTCGTGTATGCATGGCCGAGTGCCGAGATTGCAGTGATGGGCGCGGATGGTGCGGTGAAGATCATCTTTGGCAAACAGCTCAAGGAGGCCGAAAATCCGAGTGATCTGATGGCAAAACTGAATGCCCAGTACCGGGAGGAGTTTGCGTCTCCCTACCAGGCGGCAGCGAACGGGTTGATCACGGACGTGATTGATCCCTCTGCAACACGTGGCACGATCTCACTTGGCCTTCGAAGCCTGCTTTCGAAGCGTGAAACCCGCCCGCCAAAAAAACACGGAAATATTCCGCTCTAAGAGGAGGATGTGACGATGATTATACTGGCAACCTTGCACGATTTTTCGGACGCGCTGATCCATCTTGCCGGATTTGTATTTGTGCTGTTTGTACTAAGCCTGCTCTGGGTGCTGCTCGAAGCAGTCGGAGCGTTTTTTCGGGCACGGGACAAGCGGCCAGTAATGGCTGTGGCAAGCGCACCCGCTGCGGTGACGTCCGTCCCTGCGAGTTCTGATCAGGGAATTCCCGAGGAAGAAGTGGTCGTGATCGCTTCAGCGGTGGCGATGTTGCTGGGCAAACGCGCGCATCGCATTGTTTCGATCCGAAGCTCGGGTCTTGACTGGAGTCGGGAAGGACGGCGCCAGCTACTTCAATCCCATCGCGTTCAGAAATAGCGGACAATCCGCATGCATAACCCATTTGAAAACTATTCCATGAAGAAAAAATTACGCATTACGGTCAAAGGCCAAACCTACGATGTGATCGCCGAGATCCTCGACGATGAAATTGCCTCTCCAGCTCGAAGTGCTTCGGTGCCAGTGGCAGCTACTCACACCGATGTTCCTGCCGCTGCACCGGCACCCACTGCAAAGAGTTCAGCACCTGCACCTGCGGCTCAAGGGGATCTTCCCAGTCCAATTGCGGGCACGGTAGTTTCTGTTCAGAAACCCGTTGGCAGCTCCGTCGCAGAGGGTGATGTGGTGATGGTGTTGGAGGCCATGAAAATGAACACGGAAGTGACGGCACCCGGCTCGGGTAAAGTCACTGCAGTTCATGTTGCTGTTGGGCAGAATATTGAAGAGGGGCAGGCCCTGATGACCATCGCCTGAGGCGATTTCAACCACAGGATACCCGATCATGGATACCTTTTTTGAGACGCTCACGTCGGGCGGCTTTTCGATGTTGACCTGGCAGATGGTCGTGATGTGGGCAGTGGTCATTGCGCTGCTCTATCTCGGCATCGCCAAAAAATTCGAACCGCTGCTGCTGGTCCCGATCGCGATGGGTGCGCTGCTTGCGAACCTGCCGATCGAGCACATCATTCTGAAGGAACCGGTCTTTGATGAGATGGGGCACCTGATCGAAGCCGGAGGCCTGTTCTACTACATCCAGCAGGGAGTGAAACTGGAATTGTTTCCCCCCATCATTTTCCTGGGTGTCGGCGCGCTCACAGATTTTGGACCACTGATTGCGAATCCACGCACACTGCTCCTGGGGGCGGCTGCCCAGTTTGGCATTTTTGCAACCTTTTTGGGGGCGGCAGGCAGTGGCCTGTTCACGATCAATGAGGCGGCTGCAATTGGAATCATTGGTGGAGCAGATGGCCCCACGTCCATTTTTGTGGCCAATAAGCTG from Puniceicoccaceae bacterium carries:
- a CDS encoding OadG family protein is translated as MIILATLHDFSDALIHLAGFVFVLFVLSLLWVLLEAVGAFFRARDKRPVMAVASAPAAVTSVPASSDQGIPEEEVVVIASAVAMLLGKRAHRIVSIRSSGLDWSREGRRQLLQSHRVQK
- a CDS encoding biotin/lipoyl-containing protein, which produces MKKKLRITVKGQTYDVIAEILDDEIASPARSASVPVAATHTDVPAAAPAPTAKSSAPAPAAQGDLPSPIAGTVVSVQKPVGSSVAEGDVVMVLEAMKMNTEVTAPGSGKVTAVHVAVGQNIEEGQALMTIA
- a CDS encoding acyl-CoA carboxylase subunit beta, with translation MAIDPKLIEELNIRRQEAFDGGGKDKLAKRKEKGLLSARERLDILFDEGSFQEFGMHAQNSCKSFGLAEKKMPGDGVVTGIGYVNGRLVAAYAHDFTVSGGSLGRIHAKKVCTLMDYAMKAGCPIVCVNDSGGARIQEGVDSLSGYGQIFFRNVQASGLIPQISIIAGSCAGGAAYSPALTDFLIMTRKNSAMFICGPQVIRSATGEQAELEQFATAAAHASVSGNIHMVAEDDGHAVELSKTLLSYLPLNNMDEPPHQLTDQISFEENPVFNELIPSDSKMAFDVHKVIHALVDEGSFFEIMKDYAKNIVTGFARIDGVVVGIVANQPNFKAGCLDIDASDKGARFVRVCNIYHIPIVTLVDVPGFFPGLAQERGGIIRHGAKMLFAYGAATVPKITLIMRKAYGGAYLAMCSSDLGADLVYAWPSAEIAVMGADGAVKIIFGKQLKEAENPSDLMAKLNAQYREEFASPYQAAANGLITDVIDPSATRGTISLGLRSLLSKRETRPPKKHGNIPL
- a CDS encoding ABC transporter ATP-binding protein, producing the protein MNPIYRVSKYLLRYPWLFSLTLAFALGTTAFALFVPKVIQYAVDRLLEQANTSVAILAAVLMLASYLGRDFLNFLRIRVNNLLEQKVLIDIREEIHAKLLELPISFYDRRKSGDIASRVIEDVNNVERALLDGTEQGSTALLMLIGVITMLFLMNGTLAALIVLPLPIVLWLGVSHARATRLNHRDVRETSGEMNSMLVEDIQANRIIQSFALQERESKRFRQIAEELRVRTLKVMWRWSIYNPGTNFISSLGLVSVVGYGGYLLSQRLISAGEFIAFFAYASMLYEPLGRLNGINHMLAAGKASGERVFEIIDHPVDIQNPENPIGFDDVLGEIRYEDVGFAYPDRPEVLQGFNLTLKPGEVTALVGHTGAGKSTVANLLLRYYDVTSGRVTLNGHDVREYDLADLRSHIGYVAQEPFLFDGTVRTNLALANANASEPEMIEALRSARAWDFVQRLPQGMDTLIGERGVRLSQGEKQRLTIARIMLRNPHLVILDEATSSVDTETEKYIQEALDQLMKGRTVVVIAHRLSTVRHAHNIVCLDRGSIIEQGCHEDLIRKGGQYAKLWQIQADILPE